The Coffea eugenioides isolate CCC68of chromosome 8, Ceug_1.0, whole genome shotgun sequence genome has a segment encoding these proteins:
- the LOC113779481 gene encoding NADH dehydrogenase [ubiquinone] 1 alpha subcomplex subunit 1-like, protein MAWVILEAFLPLEIIVGMLFVMGNAQDFIHKATHGWPKHIDNNVWDVAMERRDKKLMEMLSSSSTPN, encoded by the coding sequence ATGGCATGGGTGATATTGGAAGCATTTCTACCATTGGAAATCATAGTTGGCATGCTTTTCGTGATGGGAAATGCTCAGGACTTTATCCACAAAGCCACCCATGGCTGGCCGAAGCACATCGATAACAACGTTTGGGATGTGGCCATGGAAAGACGGGACAAGAAGCTCATGGAGATGCTATCCTCTTCTTCTACTCCTAATTAA
- the LOC113779651 gene encoding LRR receptor-like serine/threonine-protein kinase ERECTA isoform X3: MAFTFSLVRGSSKNQVVLLLGFLLCFSFGSVDSDDGATLLEIKKSFRDVDNVLYDWTDSPSSDCCVWRGVTCDNVTFNVVALNLSGLNLDGEISPAVGHLKALLSIDLRGNRLSGQIPDEIGDCSALTSLDFSFNELYGDIPFSISKLKQLEFFDLAQNSLSGEIPRLIYWNEVLQYLGLRGNKLVGTLSPDMCQLTGLWYFCLFSDVRNNSLTGSIPENIGNCTAFQVLDLSYNQLTGEIPFNIGFLQVATLSLQGNKLSGQIPSVIGLMQALAVLDLSCNNLSGPIPPILGNLTYTEKLYLHGNKLTSSIPPELGNMTKLHYLELNDNRLSSRIPPELGKLTELFDLNVANNNLEGPIPENLSSCTNLNSLNVHDNKLNGTIPRAFQRLESMTYLNLSSNNIRGPIPIELSRIGNLDTLDLSNNQISGCIPSPIGDLEHLLKLNLSNNALTGIIPAEFGNLRSIMEIDLSNNHLSGAIPQELGQLQNIFLLKVVNNNLSGDVTSLANCLSLTVLNVSYNNLAGNIPTGNNFSRFSPDSFIGNPSLCGYWLSSPCHASHQTERVSISKAAILGIALGALVILLMILVAACRPHNPAHFMEGSLDKPVTYSMPKLVILHMNMALHVYEDIMRMTENLSEKYIIGYGASSTVYKCVLKNCKPVAIKKLYSHYPQSLKEFETELETVGSIKHRNLVSLQGYSLSPLGNLLFYDYMENGSLWDLLHGPAKKQKLDWDTRLRIALGAAEGLAYLHHDCSPRIIHRDVKSSNILLDKDFEAHLTDFGIAKSLCATKTHTSTYIMGTIGYIDPEYAGTSRLTEKSDVYSYGIVLLELLTGRKAVDNESNLHYLILIKAANNAVMETVDPEISATCKDLGEVKKVFQLALLCTRRQPSERPTMHEVARVLGSLMPSSTPKMLTTNPAANLLPSAKVPCYMDEYANLKTPQLVNCSSMSTSDAQLFLKFGEVISQNSEGN, encoded by the exons ATGGCATTTACGTTCAGTCTTGTACGTGGAAGTAGCAAAAACCAAGTCGTTCTTCTTCTGGGATTTCTTCTCTGCTTCAGTTTTGGTTCCGTGGATTCAGATGATG GAGCTACTTTGCTGGAGATAAAGAAGTCATTTAGAGATGTAGACAATGTGTTGTATGACTGGACAGACTCACCATCTTCAGATTGCTGTGTGTGGAGAGGTGTTACGTGCGATAATGTCACCTTCAATGTCGTTGCACT TAATCTCTCAGGGTTGAATCTTGATGGTGAAATTTCACCTGCAGTAGGACATCTCAAAGCACTGCTCTCAAT TGATCTAAGGGGAAATCGTCTTTCTGGACAAATCCCAGACGAGATTGGTGATTGTTCTGCTTTGACAAGCTT GGATTTTTCCTTCAACGAACTGTATGGCGATATTCCCTTTTCAATCTCCAAGCTGAAACAACTAGAATTCTT TGACTTGGCACAAAATAGTTTGAGCGGAGAAATACCAAGACTCATATATTGGAATGAAGTACTGCAATATTT GGGTTTGCGTGGGAACAAGTTGGTTGGAACTCTCTCACCAGATATGTGTCAGCTCACGGGCCTGTGGTACTT TTGTCTGTTCAGTGATGTCCGAAACAACAGCTTGACTGGTTCTATTCCAGAGAATATTGGAAATTGTACAGCCTTCCAGGTTTT GGATTTGTCGTATAATCAGTTGACTGGTGAGATTCCCTTCAATATCGGTTTCTTGCAAGTGGCTACCTT ATCTTTGCAAGGTAATAAGCTTTCTGGGCAAATTCCATCAGTTATTGGCTTGATGCAGGCACTTGCTGTGTT AGATTTAAGCTGCAATAATTTGAGTGGACCGATACCTCCAATCCTGGGAAACTTAACTTACACGGAGAAACT GTACCTGCATGGAAATAAGCTCACCAGTTCTATTCCACCAGAGCTTGGAAACATGACAAAACTCCACTATTT GGAATTGAATGATAATCGACTTAGCAGCCGTATTCCACCAGAACTTGGGAAGCTCACAGAGTTGTTTGACTT AAATGTTGCCAATAACAACCTTGAAGGGCCCATACCTGAAAATCTGAGCTCTTGTACGAATCTTAATAGCCT GAATGTGCATGATAACAAATTGAATGGGACCATCCCCCGTGCATTTCAAAGGCTTGAGAGTATGACTTATCT TAACTTATCCTCTAACAACATTAGAGGACCCATTCCAATTGAGCTCTCTCGCATCGGAAATTTGGATACTCT GGAcctatcaaataatcaaatcagTGGTTGCATACCTTCTCCCATTGGTGACTTGGAACATCTTTTGAAACT AAACTTGAGCAACAATGCATTAACTGGGATTATACCAGCTGAGTTTGGCAACTTACGAAGCATAATGGAGAT AGATCTCTCAAACAATCATCTTTCTGGCGCAATACCGCAAGAACTTGGTCaacttcaaaatattttcttgct GAAAGTAGTAAACAACAACTTATCAGGTGATGTGACTTCACTTGCCAATTGCCTCAGTCTGACAGTCCT AAATGTGTCCTACAATAACCTGGCTGGAAATATTCCTACAGGCAATAACTTTTCAAGGTTTTCACCTGATAG CTTCATAGGAAATCCCAGTCTTTGTGGATATTGGCTCAGTTCTCCTTGTCATGCATCTCATCAGACAGAACGAG TTTCAATCTCTAAAGCTGCTATATTAGGAATTGCTTTGGGTGCTTTGGTGATTCTTCTTATGATTTTAGTGGCGGCTTGCCGTCCACACAATCCTGCACACTTCATGGAAGGATCATTGGACAAACCAG TAACCTACTCAATGCCAAAACTTGTAATCCTTCACATGAACATGGCACTCCACGTGTACGAGGACATAATGAGGATGACAGAGAACTTAAGTGAGAAGTACATAATTGGATATGGAGCATCAAGCACCGTGTATAAATGTGTTCTGAAAAATTGCAAGCCTGTGGCTATCAAGAAACTGTATTCTCATTACCCCCAAAGCCTGAAGGAATTTGAGACTGAACTTGAGACTGTAGGGAGTATCAAGCATCGTAACCTAGTCAGCCTACAGGGCTATTCCCTTTCACCATTAGGGAATCTCTTGTTTTATGACTACATGGAAAATGGCAGCCTCTGGGATCTACTTCATG GGCCTGCTAAGAAGCAAAAGTTAGATTGGGATACCCGTCTTCGCATAGCACTGGGTGCAGCGGAAGGGCTTGCCTATCTTCACCACGATTGTAGTCCTCGGATTATACACCGGGATGTGAAGTCATCCAATATTTTGCTGGACAAGGATTTTGAGGCTCACCTCACTGATTTTGGGATTGCAAAGAGTTTGTGCGCAACTAAGACCCACACTTCTACCTACATAATGGGAACCATCGGGTACATAGATCCCGAGTACGCTGGTACTTCGCGTCTCACTGAGAAATCTGATGTCTACAGCTATGGAATTGTTCTATTGGAGTTGCTTACTGGAAGGAAAGCAGTGGATAACGAATCCAACCTCCACTATCTG ATCCTGATCAAAGCAGCAAACAATGCCGTGATGGAGACTGTTGATCCCGAGATTAGCGCCACCTGCAAGGATCTTGGAGAAGTGAAGAAGGTTTTTCAGCTTGCTTTACTGTGCACCAGGAGACAGCCATCAGAAAGGCCTACCATGCACGAGGTGGCTCGAGTCCTGGGGAGCTTAATGCCATCATCGACACCAAAAATGTTGACAACCAACCCAGCAGCTAATCTACTTCCATCAGCTAAAGTACCATGCTACATGGATGAATATGCAAATCTCAAGACTCCCCAGTTGGTAAACTGTTCGTCCATGAGCACTTCTGATGCTCAACTATTTCTTAAATTTGGAGAGGTGATATCTCAAAATAGCGAGGGAAATTAG
- the LOC113779651 gene encoding LRR receptor-like serine/threonine-protein kinase ERECTA isoform X1 has translation MAFTFSLVRGSSKNQVVLLLGFLLCFSFGSVDSDDGATLLEIKKSFRDVDNVLYDWTDSPSSDCCVWRGVTCDNVTFNVVALNLSGLNLDGEISPAVGHLKALLSIDLRGNRLSGQIPDEIGDCSALTSLDFSFNELYGDIPFSISKLKQLEFLILKNNQLIGPIPSTLSQIPNLKVLDLAQNSLSGEIPRLIYWNEVLQYLGLRGNKLVGTLSPDMCQLTGLWYFCLFSDVRNNSLTGSIPENIGNCTAFQVLDLSYNQLTGEIPFNIGFLQVATLSLQGNKLSGQIPSVIGLMQALAVLDLSCNNLSGPIPPILGNLTYTEKLYLHGNKLTSSIPPELGNMTKLHYLELNDNRLSSRIPPELGKLTELFDLNVANNNLEGPIPENLSSCTNLNSLNVHDNKLNGTIPRAFQRLESMTYLNLSSNNIRGPIPIELSRIGNLDTLDLSNNQISGCIPSPIGDLEHLLKLNLSNNALTGIIPAEFGNLRSIMEIDLSNNHLSGAIPQELGQLQNIFLLKVVNNNLSGDVTSLANCLSLTVLNVSYNNLAGNIPTGNNFSRFSPDSFIGNPSLCGYWLSSPCHASHQTERVSISKAAILGIALGALVILLMILVAACRPHNPAHFMEGSLDKPVTYSMPKLVILHMNMALHVYEDIMRMTENLSEKYIIGYGASSTVYKCVLKNCKPVAIKKLYSHYPQSLKEFETELETVGSIKHRNLVSLQGYSLSPLGNLLFYDYMENGSLWDLLHGPAKKQKLDWDTRLRIALGAAEGLAYLHHDCSPRIIHRDVKSSNILLDKDFEAHLTDFGIAKSLCATKTHTSTYIMGTIGYIDPEYAGTSRLTEKSDVYSYGIVLLELLTGRKAVDNESNLHYLILIKAANNAVMETVDPEISATCKDLGEVKKVFQLALLCTRRQPSERPTMHEVARVLGSLMPSSTPKMLTTNPAANLLPSAKVPCYMDEYANLKTPQLVNCSSMSTSDAQLFLKFGEVISQNSEGN, from the exons ATGGCATTTACGTTCAGTCTTGTACGTGGAAGTAGCAAAAACCAAGTCGTTCTTCTTCTGGGATTTCTTCTCTGCTTCAGTTTTGGTTCCGTGGATTCAGATGATG GAGCTACTTTGCTGGAGATAAAGAAGTCATTTAGAGATGTAGACAATGTGTTGTATGACTGGACAGACTCACCATCTTCAGATTGCTGTGTGTGGAGAGGTGTTACGTGCGATAATGTCACCTTCAATGTCGTTGCACT TAATCTCTCAGGGTTGAATCTTGATGGTGAAATTTCACCTGCAGTAGGACATCTCAAAGCACTGCTCTCAAT TGATCTAAGGGGAAATCGTCTTTCTGGACAAATCCCAGACGAGATTGGTGATTGTTCTGCTTTGACAAGCTT GGATTTTTCCTTCAACGAACTGTATGGCGATATTCCCTTTTCAATCTCCAAGCTGAAACAACTAGAATTCTT GATCTTGAAAAATAATCAGTTGATTGGTCCAATTCCTTCCACACTATCTCAGATTCCTAACTTGAAAGTTCT TGACTTGGCACAAAATAGTTTGAGCGGAGAAATACCAAGACTCATATATTGGAATGAAGTACTGCAATATTT GGGTTTGCGTGGGAACAAGTTGGTTGGAACTCTCTCACCAGATATGTGTCAGCTCACGGGCCTGTGGTACTT TTGTCTGTTCAGTGATGTCCGAAACAACAGCTTGACTGGTTCTATTCCAGAGAATATTGGAAATTGTACAGCCTTCCAGGTTTT GGATTTGTCGTATAATCAGTTGACTGGTGAGATTCCCTTCAATATCGGTTTCTTGCAAGTGGCTACCTT ATCTTTGCAAGGTAATAAGCTTTCTGGGCAAATTCCATCAGTTATTGGCTTGATGCAGGCACTTGCTGTGTT AGATTTAAGCTGCAATAATTTGAGTGGACCGATACCTCCAATCCTGGGAAACTTAACTTACACGGAGAAACT GTACCTGCATGGAAATAAGCTCACCAGTTCTATTCCACCAGAGCTTGGAAACATGACAAAACTCCACTATTT GGAATTGAATGATAATCGACTTAGCAGCCGTATTCCACCAGAACTTGGGAAGCTCACAGAGTTGTTTGACTT AAATGTTGCCAATAACAACCTTGAAGGGCCCATACCTGAAAATCTGAGCTCTTGTACGAATCTTAATAGCCT GAATGTGCATGATAACAAATTGAATGGGACCATCCCCCGTGCATTTCAAAGGCTTGAGAGTATGACTTATCT TAACTTATCCTCTAACAACATTAGAGGACCCATTCCAATTGAGCTCTCTCGCATCGGAAATTTGGATACTCT GGAcctatcaaataatcaaatcagTGGTTGCATACCTTCTCCCATTGGTGACTTGGAACATCTTTTGAAACT AAACTTGAGCAACAATGCATTAACTGGGATTATACCAGCTGAGTTTGGCAACTTACGAAGCATAATGGAGAT AGATCTCTCAAACAATCATCTTTCTGGCGCAATACCGCAAGAACTTGGTCaacttcaaaatattttcttgct GAAAGTAGTAAACAACAACTTATCAGGTGATGTGACTTCACTTGCCAATTGCCTCAGTCTGACAGTCCT AAATGTGTCCTACAATAACCTGGCTGGAAATATTCCTACAGGCAATAACTTTTCAAGGTTTTCACCTGATAG CTTCATAGGAAATCCCAGTCTTTGTGGATATTGGCTCAGTTCTCCTTGTCATGCATCTCATCAGACAGAACGAG TTTCAATCTCTAAAGCTGCTATATTAGGAATTGCTTTGGGTGCTTTGGTGATTCTTCTTATGATTTTAGTGGCGGCTTGCCGTCCACACAATCCTGCACACTTCATGGAAGGATCATTGGACAAACCAG TAACCTACTCAATGCCAAAACTTGTAATCCTTCACATGAACATGGCACTCCACGTGTACGAGGACATAATGAGGATGACAGAGAACTTAAGTGAGAAGTACATAATTGGATATGGAGCATCAAGCACCGTGTATAAATGTGTTCTGAAAAATTGCAAGCCTGTGGCTATCAAGAAACTGTATTCTCATTACCCCCAAAGCCTGAAGGAATTTGAGACTGAACTTGAGACTGTAGGGAGTATCAAGCATCGTAACCTAGTCAGCCTACAGGGCTATTCCCTTTCACCATTAGGGAATCTCTTGTTTTATGACTACATGGAAAATGGCAGCCTCTGGGATCTACTTCATG GGCCTGCTAAGAAGCAAAAGTTAGATTGGGATACCCGTCTTCGCATAGCACTGGGTGCAGCGGAAGGGCTTGCCTATCTTCACCACGATTGTAGTCCTCGGATTATACACCGGGATGTGAAGTCATCCAATATTTTGCTGGACAAGGATTTTGAGGCTCACCTCACTGATTTTGGGATTGCAAAGAGTTTGTGCGCAACTAAGACCCACACTTCTACCTACATAATGGGAACCATCGGGTACATAGATCCCGAGTACGCTGGTACTTCGCGTCTCACTGAGAAATCTGATGTCTACAGCTATGGAATTGTTCTATTGGAGTTGCTTACTGGAAGGAAAGCAGTGGATAACGAATCCAACCTCCACTATCTG ATCCTGATCAAAGCAGCAAACAATGCCGTGATGGAGACTGTTGATCCCGAGATTAGCGCCACCTGCAAGGATCTTGGAGAAGTGAAGAAGGTTTTTCAGCTTGCTTTACTGTGCACCAGGAGACAGCCATCAGAAAGGCCTACCATGCACGAGGTGGCTCGAGTCCTGGGGAGCTTAATGCCATCATCGACACCAAAAATGTTGACAACCAACCCAGCAGCTAATCTACTTCCATCAGCTAAAGTACCATGCTACATGGATGAATATGCAAATCTCAAGACTCCCCAGTTGGTAAACTGTTCGTCCATGAGCACTTCTGATGCTCAACTATTTCTTAAATTTGGAGAGGTGATATCTCAAAATAGCGAGGGAAATTAG
- the LOC113779651 gene encoding LRR receptor-like serine/threonine-protein kinase ERECTA isoform X2 codes for MAFTFSLVRGSSKNQVVLLLGFLLCFSFGSVDSDDGATLLEIKKSFRDVDNVLYDWTDSPSSDCCVWRGVTCDNVTFNVVALNLSGLNLDGEISPAVGHLKALLSIDLRGNRLSGQIPDEIGDCSALTSLDFSFNELYGDIPFSISKLKQLEFLILKNNQLIGPIPSTLSQIPNLKVLDLAQNSLSGEIPRLIYWNEVLQYLGLRGNKLVGTLSPDMCQLTGLWYFDVRNNSLTGSIPENIGNCTAFQVLDLSYNQLTGEIPFNIGFLQVATLSLQGNKLSGQIPSVIGLMQALAVLDLSCNNLSGPIPPILGNLTYTEKLYLHGNKLTSSIPPELGNMTKLHYLELNDNRLSSRIPPELGKLTELFDLNVANNNLEGPIPENLSSCTNLNSLNVHDNKLNGTIPRAFQRLESMTYLNLSSNNIRGPIPIELSRIGNLDTLDLSNNQISGCIPSPIGDLEHLLKLNLSNNALTGIIPAEFGNLRSIMEIDLSNNHLSGAIPQELGQLQNIFLLKVVNNNLSGDVTSLANCLSLTVLNVSYNNLAGNIPTGNNFSRFSPDSFIGNPSLCGYWLSSPCHASHQTERVSISKAAILGIALGALVILLMILVAACRPHNPAHFMEGSLDKPVTYSMPKLVILHMNMALHVYEDIMRMTENLSEKYIIGYGASSTVYKCVLKNCKPVAIKKLYSHYPQSLKEFETELETVGSIKHRNLVSLQGYSLSPLGNLLFYDYMENGSLWDLLHGPAKKQKLDWDTRLRIALGAAEGLAYLHHDCSPRIIHRDVKSSNILLDKDFEAHLTDFGIAKSLCATKTHTSTYIMGTIGYIDPEYAGTSRLTEKSDVYSYGIVLLELLTGRKAVDNESNLHYLILIKAANNAVMETVDPEISATCKDLGEVKKVFQLALLCTRRQPSERPTMHEVARVLGSLMPSSTPKMLTTNPAANLLPSAKVPCYMDEYANLKTPQLVNCSSMSTSDAQLFLKFGEVISQNSEGN; via the exons ATGGCATTTACGTTCAGTCTTGTACGTGGAAGTAGCAAAAACCAAGTCGTTCTTCTTCTGGGATTTCTTCTCTGCTTCAGTTTTGGTTCCGTGGATTCAGATGATG GAGCTACTTTGCTGGAGATAAAGAAGTCATTTAGAGATGTAGACAATGTGTTGTATGACTGGACAGACTCACCATCTTCAGATTGCTGTGTGTGGAGAGGTGTTACGTGCGATAATGTCACCTTCAATGTCGTTGCACT TAATCTCTCAGGGTTGAATCTTGATGGTGAAATTTCACCTGCAGTAGGACATCTCAAAGCACTGCTCTCAAT TGATCTAAGGGGAAATCGTCTTTCTGGACAAATCCCAGACGAGATTGGTGATTGTTCTGCTTTGACAAGCTT GGATTTTTCCTTCAACGAACTGTATGGCGATATTCCCTTTTCAATCTCCAAGCTGAAACAACTAGAATTCTT GATCTTGAAAAATAATCAGTTGATTGGTCCAATTCCTTCCACACTATCTCAGATTCCTAACTTGAAAGTTCT TGACTTGGCACAAAATAGTTTGAGCGGAGAAATACCAAGACTCATATATTGGAATGAAGTACTGCAATATTT GGGTTTGCGTGGGAACAAGTTGGTTGGAACTCTCTCACCAGATATGTGTCAGCTCACGGGCCTGTGGTACTT TGATGTCCGAAACAACAGCTTGACTGGTTCTATTCCAGAGAATATTGGAAATTGTACAGCCTTCCAGGTTTT GGATTTGTCGTATAATCAGTTGACTGGTGAGATTCCCTTCAATATCGGTTTCTTGCAAGTGGCTACCTT ATCTTTGCAAGGTAATAAGCTTTCTGGGCAAATTCCATCAGTTATTGGCTTGATGCAGGCACTTGCTGTGTT AGATTTAAGCTGCAATAATTTGAGTGGACCGATACCTCCAATCCTGGGAAACTTAACTTACACGGAGAAACT GTACCTGCATGGAAATAAGCTCACCAGTTCTATTCCACCAGAGCTTGGAAACATGACAAAACTCCACTATTT GGAATTGAATGATAATCGACTTAGCAGCCGTATTCCACCAGAACTTGGGAAGCTCACAGAGTTGTTTGACTT AAATGTTGCCAATAACAACCTTGAAGGGCCCATACCTGAAAATCTGAGCTCTTGTACGAATCTTAATAGCCT GAATGTGCATGATAACAAATTGAATGGGACCATCCCCCGTGCATTTCAAAGGCTTGAGAGTATGACTTATCT TAACTTATCCTCTAACAACATTAGAGGACCCATTCCAATTGAGCTCTCTCGCATCGGAAATTTGGATACTCT GGAcctatcaaataatcaaatcagTGGTTGCATACCTTCTCCCATTGGTGACTTGGAACATCTTTTGAAACT AAACTTGAGCAACAATGCATTAACTGGGATTATACCAGCTGAGTTTGGCAACTTACGAAGCATAATGGAGAT AGATCTCTCAAACAATCATCTTTCTGGCGCAATACCGCAAGAACTTGGTCaacttcaaaatattttcttgct GAAAGTAGTAAACAACAACTTATCAGGTGATGTGACTTCACTTGCCAATTGCCTCAGTCTGACAGTCCT AAATGTGTCCTACAATAACCTGGCTGGAAATATTCCTACAGGCAATAACTTTTCAAGGTTTTCACCTGATAG CTTCATAGGAAATCCCAGTCTTTGTGGATATTGGCTCAGTTCTCCTTGTCATGCATCTCATCAGACAGAACGAG TTTCAATCTCTAAAGCTGCTATATTAGGAATTGCTTTGGGTGCTTTGGTGATTCTTCTTATGATTTTAGTGGCGGCTTGCCGTCCACACAATCCTGCACACTTCATGGAAGGATCATTGGACAAACCAG TAACCTACTCAATGCCAAAACTTGTAATCCTTCACATGAACATGGCACTCCACGTGTACGAGGACATAATGAGGATGACAGAGAACTTAAGTGAGAAGTACATAATTGGATATGGAGCATCAAGCACCGTGTATAAATGTGTTCTGAAAAATTGCAAGCCTGTGGCTATCAAGAAACTGTATTCTCATTACCCCCAAAGCCTGAAGGAATTTGAGACTGAACTTGAGACTGTAGGGAGTATCAAGCATCGTAACCTAGTCAGCCTACAGGGCTATTCCCTTTCACCATTAGGGAATCTCTTGTTTTATGACTACATGGAAAATGGCAGCCTCTGGGATCTACTTCATG GGCCTGCTAAGAAGCAAAAGTTAGATTGGGATACCCGTCTTCGCATAGCACTGGGTGCAGCGGAAGGGCTTGCCTATCTTCACCACGATTGTAGTCCTCGGATTATACACCGGGATGTGAAGTCATCCAATATTTTGCTGGACAAGGATTTTGAGGCTCACCTCACTGATTTTGGGATTGCAAAGAGTTTGTGCGCAACTAAGACCCACACTTCTACCTACATAATGGGAACCATCGGGTACATAGATCCCGAGTACGCTGGTACTTCGCGTCTCACTGAGAAATCTGATGTCTACAGCTATGGAATTGTTCTATTGGAGTTGCTTACTGGAAGGAAAGCAGTGGATAACGAATCCAACCTCCACTATCTG ATCCTGATCAAAGCAGCAAACAATGCCGTGATGGAGACTGTTGATCCCGAGATTAGCGCCACCTGCAAGGATCTTGGAGAAGTGAAGAAGGTTTTTCAGCTTGCTTTACTGTGCACCAGGAGACAGCCATCAGAAAGGCCTACCATGCACGAGGTGGCTCGAGTCCTGGGGAGCTTAATGCCATCATCGACACCAAAAATGTTGACAACCAACCCAGCAGCTAATCTACTTCCATCAGCTAAAGTACCATGCTACATGGATGAATATGCAAATCTCAAGACTCCCCAGTTGGTAAACTGTTCGTCCATGAGCACTTCTGATGCTCAACTATTTCTTAAATTTGGAGAGGTGATATCTCAAAATAGCGAGGGAAATTAG